The Chroicocephalus ridibundus chromosome 17, bChrRid1.1, whole genome shotgun sequence genome window below encodes:
- the LOC134524765 gene encoding LOW QUALITY PROTEIN: olfactory receptor 6F1-like (The sequence of the model RefSeq protein was modified relative to this genomic sequence to represent the inferred CDS: deleted 1 base in 1 codon) has translation MAYDHYLAIHYPLRYSSLMSSVLSAQRALGSSLGGFLSVSLLAFLTSRLMFCGPHVINHFLCDIDFYLALSCSDMWPTELATFLVCVTGLLASVSVTLFSYVYITSSMLRNMSAHGQKKVFSTSSTHFSVVTIWYGSTMLLYVKPSAQNSLDLNKLMNTFHTAVTPLLSAFIYTLRNKDVKQALWWAFQSK, from the exons atggcctatgaccactaCTTAGCCATACACTACCCCTTGAGATACAGCTCCCTCATGAGCAGTGTCCTCTCTGCTCAGAGGGCACTCGGCTCCTCACTGGGAGGCTTTCTGTCTGTCTCACTGCTGGCCTTTCTGACATCCAGGCTGATGTTCTGTGGGCCACATGTCATCAATCATTTCCTCTGTGATATAGATTTCTACCTGgccctctcctgcagtgacatgtGGCCCACTGAGCTAGCGACCTTCCTTGTCTGCGTAACTGGCCTGCTGGCCTCC GTGTCTGTCACCCTCTTCTCCTACGTGTACATCACCTCTTCCATGCTCAGAAACATGTCAGCCCATGgtcaaaaaaaggtgttttccacTTCCTCCACCCACTTCAGTGTCGTCACAATCTGGTATGGCTCCACCATGCTCCTGTATGTCAAGCCATCGGCCCAGAACTCCCTGGATTTGAACAAACTCATGAACACCTTTCACACAGCTGTAACTCCTTTGTTAAGTGCCTTCATTTACACACTCAGGAACAAAGATGTGAAGCAAGCTCTGTGGTGGGCCTTCCAGAGCAAGTGA